The genomic DNA CCGACATGCGGGTTGCGGTAGCGCATGGCGCTCGGCACGTCGGCAAGCGCGGCGAAATGCATTTCGCTCAGCGCCGTTCGCCTCAGGACTTCACCGATATTGTCGGGCGCCAGCGCGCCGCAGCCAAGGATGATGATGCGCCCGCCCGCCTGGCGAACAAGCTGCGCGAGCAGATCGGCGCCTTCCAGCGCTGTGTCACGCTGGCCGCTGGTCAGCACGCGGCCGACCTTGCAGCGGATCAGCGCTTCGAGCGCCTCGGCTGGGTCCCGCGTCATGTCGAAGGCGCGATGGCAGGTGACGTTGAGCGGGCCGGCTGCCTGCGTCAGCTCGCTCATGCGCAGCTCGTCGACGGCGCCGTCAGCGGTCAGGCAGCCGACCACGACGCCGGCTACGCCGAGATCGCGCAGGGCGCCGACATCGGCAAGCATCGACCGATATTCGGCCTCGCTGTAGAGGAAATCGCCGCCGCGCGGACGCACGATGACATGAAAAGGGATGGTCGCGCGTTCGAGTGCGGCGCGCACCGTGCCGAGGCTCGGCGTGATGCCGCCTTCGACGAGGCTGGCGCAGAGCTCGACCCGGTCGGCGCCGGCGGCCTGAGCGGCGAGCAGGCCGTCAATGCCCTCGACGCAGATTTCGATCAGGGGTTTTGGGGCGTCGGTCACCAGTATCCATCCAGCCTGCAAGAGAGACCAGCCCTAGCATCGCGGCGATTGCCGCGGAAGCCGCTTCGATCGGTCCAGCGCGGGCTGTCGTCGAATTTGACGCAGAGCAATGCGGCATCGCGCCGCCGGCTATACGGATTGGCTTTTCTTCAACCTTGGGGACTTGGAAATGACATCTCATGAAACGGCCAGACGCAGCGTGCCAGGCACGATCGTCTCCATTTCGTCCATGGGAGCCGCCGCGACGGAAAGGGCTTCCGCCGCAAACTTGAACGAAAGCCCGATCATGACGGGCTTCCGGCGCTGGGAGGCGCTCAGGGATTCGATCTCCTTCGATATTTCCGACAATGATCTGAAACGCGTCTACCACGACATGTCCAAGATCGTGGAAGGCATGCTCGCAACTCCCGCCACAACCCCCAGGAGTTCGCGGCGCAGTTCATGGCCGTTTGCAGCGGTGATGAGATCGAATACCGGCAGGCTGCCCGCAAGCTTCACGCATACGCGCAAGCCCTCGTCGGCGTGGTGGTGCAATGAGCAACTACCGCCAGCGGTACCAGTCCGCGTCAATGCGTTCGGTCAGTTCTGCAAGATCGTGTTCTTGGCGCCTTGTTCGACCTGGTCGATCACCAGGAGCTTGACCGGGTCGGCGCCGATATTGGTGGCCTGGTGCCATTGGCCGATCATCTCGACGATGAAGTCGCCGGTTTTGTAGGTGTTGCTGGCGCCGGTCTCGACATTGGTGACCTTAAGCGTTCCGGCCTCGACATAGGCGTAGCGCGGGAAGGGGTGCTTGTGCACCGGCAAGGTCGCGCCCGGCGCGATCTGATAGGCCGAAACCTGAACCTCGACATTCTTCTGCGGCAGCGTGATCGGCTGGCCGGAGGCCGTGGTCGTCTTGGACGCAAGCGGGGTTACGACAACCGGTGTTCCGCTGCTGTCCAGGGCGTTGGCGCCAGTCGCGTAAAGGGCGGCCGTCAACAGCAGCGCCGATGCCAGAGTGTTTCGCACGATTTCCTCCCGAAAATGGTCGGCAAGATCGCGCAGGAGCCATCCGTGCGCAAGGACGGCACGTTGGAAACCTGGCATGGGCTTTGGAAAACTTGGCTCCCCGGGCTGAACGAAACGGCGAATTATGAGCTGCCGATCCCCTTCAGATCTGCGCCGACGAGCATTTTTGAGCGGCGCGTACTAGCGGCCGATTTCCGTGATTTTTTGCCGGTGAGATCTGACCGCCTCCAGCAGTTCGCGCTCGTTGGTGTGAGCGTTTCGAAAAATGGCCACAACCATCACCGCCAGAATTTCAGCGCCCAGGCCCAAAGGATCGAGCTCTTCATCCGCGCAGACCTGATTGAACACGCGTTCGCAAACATCCAGATCGAGAGGGCTAAGACAGGTGCGATTGAAACGCCGACGCAGCATTTGAGTGCCTTTCAGGGCCCGCCGTTCGTACTTTGCGGCGGGCCTTTGCTGTGGCCTAAGCGATAATAACGCTCATAGTAGCGGGGCAAAGATTACTCTGCGCCTCGTGATTGCGTTGTCAATAACCCCAAAATCTGCGCACACTCGCGGGATCTATATTGTCCGGAGGTCATCAGTTGATAATAATCTTGCCGCTTGTTTTCCGGTATGCAAAAGCCGCGGCGAAAGTCCGCCGCCTCTTTTGGTGTTCTGGTGCAACCGAGCTTGCTGGCGCTGACTTTCAAGCTCGCCAGCGAGCATCCGAGCTTCGCTGCAATATCTTTCAATGGCTCGTTGTTAACGTATCCATCAAGAATTATCTTGCGGCGAGCTTCTCCTTTGAGCTTTTCGTTCATTTCGTGGTCTCCTCAACATCGCTTTCACGATGCTGGAATCTATACGCACCAGTTTGAAGAGTGTCGTTATCTTCGCATCCAGAAACTTATCTCCGGATGCATTTCTTGCTGTAATCCAGCGTGATCGCCGATGCGGTCGACAGGCTTGCCAGATACCCGGGATACACCACATGATTGCGAGGGCATGGGCATACCGGAATCGGATATGGCACCACGCGCGATAGACGCTAAGAGGCAAGACGAAGCGCATGCTGGGCAAGCGCCGGAGCGTGAGCGACGCCGTTGGCCACGCGACGTTCAACCTGAGGCCGCCCCACCACTCGCGCCGGTGCTGGAGCCGTTGTCCTTCTCAACGCTCAAACTGGCACCAGAGGATCAATTCACCGCTTGGCAAGCGCATGTGGCGCCGCTTGTCGAGGTCAAGTTGCCGGATAACAAAT from Mesorhizobium sp. M1E.F.Ca.ET.045.02.1.1 includes the following:
- a CDS encoding copper homeostasis protein CutC, which translates into the protein MTDAPKPLIEICVEGIDGLLAAQAAGADRVELCASLVEGGITPSLGTVRAALERATIPFHVIVRPRGGDFLYSEAEYRSMLADVGALRDLGVAGVVVGCLTADGAVDELRMSELTQAAGPLNVTCHRAFDMTRDPAEALEALIRCKVGRVLTSGQRDTALEGADLLAQLVRQAGGRIIILGCGALAPDNIGEVLRRTALSEMHFAALADVPSAMRYRNPHVGMGGTDLDREYRTTVTDQTQVAATIAAARA
- a CDS encoding cupin domain-containing protein produces the protein MRNTLASALLLTAALYATGANALDSSGTPVVVTPLASKTTTASGQPITLPQKNVEVQVSAYQIAPGATLPVHKHPFPRYAYVEAGTLKVTNVETGASNTYKTGDFIVEMIGQWHQATNIGADPVKLLVIDQVEQGAKNTILQN